Proteins from a single region of Psychrobacter cryohalolentis K5:
- the hflX gene encoding ribosome rescue GTPase HflX, translated as MEYFERHTGGERAIIVHLDIRQIQDPDDLGEFELLADSAGADRLALVTGSRARPDARYFVGSGKAEEIAELVREHDADIVLFNHSLSPSQERNIEALVQCRVLDRTGLILDIFAQRARTYEGKLQVELAQLNHLSTRLVRGWTHLERQKGGIGLRGPGETQLETDRRLLQVRVMQLKSRIEKVRQTRAQGRARRQKSDVPTISLVGYTNAGKSTLFNRLVDENIYAADKLFATLDPTLRRLDWQGVGRVVLVDTVGFVRHLPHELVESFHATLEETLEADLLLHVIDSSSEDMHEQIQAVKDVLAEIDNDVPVLNVYNKIDVTDEPARIGYASEGQPNRVYVSSRENLGMEELSLAVQQLLTGTLTTFDLTLPYSAGQLKNALYELGVIQEESYDDSGHECLTIRLPSDRLRQLLGQANLEPLDVLPLAQATLLMPILEEFEQPDDVEEQTMTDAEEKAFAEFEALNAEAERVAEDLLIEDTQTSDLQK; from the coding sequence TTGGAATATTTTGAAAGACATACCGGTGGCGAGCGCGCCATCATTGTACATTTAGACATCCGCCAAATTCAAGATCCTGATGATTTAGGGGAATTTGAATTATTGGCAGACTCAGCAGGCGCAGACCGCTTGGCACTGGTCACAGGCTCACGTGCACGCCCTGACGCCAGATATTTTGTTGGTAGCGGCAAAGCAGAAGAGATAGCAGAACTGGTGCGCGAGCATGATGCGGACATCGTGCTTTTTAACCACAGCTTATCGCCTTCACAAGAGCGTAACATTGAAGCCTTGGTACAATGCCGCGTACTTGATCGCACGGGTCTGATTTTGGACATTTTCGCGCAGCGTGCACGTACTTACGAAGGTAAGCTACAAGTAGAGCTGGCACAGCTTAACCATTTGTCGACACGTTTGGTACGTGGTTGGACGCATTTGGAACGTCAAAAAGGGGGTATTGGTCTACGTGGACCCGGTGAAACCCAGCTTGAGACGGATCGTCGCTTGCTACAAGTGCGAGTCATGCAGCTCAAAAGTAGAATCGAAAAAGTCAGACAGACGCGTGCGCAAGGTCGAGCTCGCCGTCAAAAATCAGATGTACCGACTATTTCGCTTGTGGGTTATACCAATGCTGGTAAGTCTACTTTGTTTAATCGCTTGGTCGATGAAAACATTTATGCGGCCGACAAACTGTTTGCGACACTCGATCCGACGTTACGCCGCTTAGATTGGCAAGGTGTAGGACGTGTGGTACTGGTCGACACAGTAGGTTTTGTCCGTCATCTTCCACATGAATTGGTTGAATCTTTCCATGCGACCTTAGAAGAGACACTTGAAGCAGACCTATTGCTCCATGTCATCGATTCTTCGAGCGAAGACATGCATGAGCAAATTCAGGCGGTGAAAGATGTACTGGCTGAAATTGATAATGATGTGCCTGTGCTTAATGTCTACAACAAGATTGATGTGACCGATGAGCCTGCACGTATCGGTTATGCTAGCGAAGGTCAACCCAACCGCGTCTATGTTTCTTCTAGAGAAAACTTAGGCATGGAAGAGTTGTCATTGGCCGTGCAGCAATTACTAACTGGCACACTGACCACCTTTGATTTGACCCTACCTTATAGCGCAGGGCAGTTAAAAAATGCTTTGTATGAGCTCGGCGTTATTCAAGAAGAAAGCTATGATGACAGTGGTCATGAGTGCTTAACGATTCGCTTGCCAAGCGATAGACTGAGACAGTTACTTGGTCAAGCCAACTTAGAGCCTCTAGATGTATTGCCATTAGCGCAAGCAACATTGCTGATGCCGATACTTGAAGAGTTTGAGCAGCCTGATGATGTGGAAGAACAAACGATGACGGATGCTGAAGAAAAAGCGTTTGCTGAATTTGAGGCGTTAAATGCTGAAGCTGAGAGAGTAGCGGAAGACTTGCTGATAGAAGATACTCAAACATCCGACTTGCAAAAATAA
- a CDS encoding lysophospholipid acyltransferase family protein, protein MSQPKPGFSIKQQLGRGKQIAGMTTTIAGGLRAAQRIGAFKQPPRETLPRYIQAFCRKMAGSFGVKVIAVERVEQHHGLWVSNHVSWMDIPVVGTVSPAFFLSKAEIGEWPIFGKLAHAAGTVFIERGSGDVGSVASQIANFLTKGFSVIFFPEATTTDGKKIKRIHGTLLQAAIDADVPVRPLVIAYVNKDGTLSEELPYYGKLTMKDSLKKVLDSKDVTAYVLPLEAIDPKGLSKSQLTDLLQLRMQEGLAELHSRVLTKIAKV, encoded by the coding sequence ATGAGCCAACCCAAGCCAGGCTTTTCAATCAAACAGCAATTGGGGCGCGGCAAACAGATTGCTGGTATGACCACCACAATTGCTGGTGGGCTACGGGCCGCCCAACGTATCGGGGCATTTAAACAGCCACCACGCGAAACACTGCCGCGCTACATTCAAGCTTTTTGTCGCAAAATGGCAGGCTCTTTTGGCGTCAAGGTTATCGCCGTTGAGCGCGTAGAGCAACATCACGGGCTATGGGTTTCTAACCATGTATCGTGGATGGATATCCCTGTGGTCGGTACAGTGAGCCCTGCTTTTTTCTTATCCAAAGCCGAAATAGGTGAATGGCCTATCTTTGGTAAGCTGGCACACGCGGCAGGTACAGTATTTATCGAGCGTGGTTCCGGTGATGTCGGCTCAGTTGCGTCGCAAATTGCTAACTTTTTAACCAAAGGCTTCTCGGTTATCTTTTTCCCTGAAGCGACTACCACAGATGGCAAAAAAATCAAACGTATCCATGGCACCTTGCTACAAGCGGCGATAGACGCTGATGTACCTGTGCGCCCGCTGGTGATTGCGTATGTCAATAAAGACGGTACCTTAAGTGAAGAATTGCCTTATTACGGCAAGCTGACGATGAAAGACAGTTTGAAAAAGGTTTTAGATAGTAAAGATGTCACCGCTTACGTCTTACCACTAGAAGCAATCGATCCTAAAGGTTTGAGTAAAAGTCAGCTGACAGATTTATTACAATTACGTATGCAAGAAGGCTTAGCTGAATTACATTCGCGTGTATTGACAAAAATAGCGAAAGTTTAA
- a CDS encoding aldo/keto reductase, whose translation MQYQTLPQLNEKVSKICLGTMTWGQQNSESDAHEQMDLALSEGVNFWDTAEMYPSPPDKDKQGDTERFMGTWFQKTKQRDKVVLASKISPMDFLRDGQTRFNAAHISSAIDGNLERLQTDYIDIYQLHWPERQTNYFSQLGYTKAMAAQPLDDLTPFLETIQALNDEIKKGRIRAYGLSNDTAWGLMRYLWEADKNGLIAPITVQNPYSLLNRLYEVAMAEIAHRENVGLLAYSPLGFGVLSGKYLDGKRPTGARLTMYDRFARYTNEEALSATAQYAKIADDTGLDMAQMALAFVNSRSFVTSNIIGATTIEQLKSNIDSINLTLDSDVLDAIEAVHTQQPNPSP comes from the coding sequence ATGCAATATCAAACACTGCCGCAACTCAATGAAAAAGTCTCCAAAATCTGCTTGGGAACGATGACGTGGGGACAGCAAAATAGCGAAAGCGATGCACATGAGCAGATGGACCTAGCACTCAGTGAAGGCGTAAATTTTTGGGATACTGCTGAGATGTATCCCTCACCGCCAGATAAAGATAAGCAAGGCGATACTGAGCGCTTTATGGGCACATGGTTCCAAAAGACCAAACAACGCGATAAAGTCGTTCTTGCCAGTAAGATATCGCCAATGGATTTTTTACGTGATGGGCAAACGCGTTTTAATGCCGCGCATATCAGCAGTGCTATTGATGGCAATCTTGAGCGTTTGCAGACCGATTATATTGATATCTACCAACTACACTGGCCTGAACGTCAAACGAACTATTTCAGTCAGCTCGGTTATACCAAAGCAATGGCAGCACAGCCGCTCGATGATTTGACGCCTTTTTTAGAAACCATCCAAGCGTTAAATGACGAGATTAAAAAAGGTCGTATCCGTGCTTATGGATTATCAAACGATACTGCTTGGGGATTGATGCGCTACTTATGGGAAGCGGATAAGAATGGTTTGATCGCACCTATTACGGTGCAAAACCCTTATAGTTTGCTTAACCGCTTATATGAAGTGGCTATGGCAGAGATTGCGCATCGTGAAAATGTGGGTTTACTTGCTTATTCACCACTAGGCTTTGGTGTGCTATCTGGTAAGTATCTCGATGGTAAACGTCCTACTGGCGCGCGCTTGACCATGTATGATCGCTTTGCCCGTTATACTAATGAAGAAGCACTATCAGCCACCGCCCAATATGCCAAAATCGCAGATGATACCGGTTTAGATATGGCGCAAATGGCATTAGCCTTTGTTAACTCACGCTCGTTTGTAACCAGCAATATCATTGGCGCGACCACCATTGAGCAGCTAAAATCTAACATTGATAGCATTAACTTAACCTTAGACTCAGATGTACTAGACGCTATCGAAGCGGTACATACTCAACAACCTAATCCTTCACCATAG